One segment of Saprospiraceae bacterium DNA contains the following:
- a CDS encoding DUF983 domain-containing protein, with protein MPLFKKGSKAFSIFYLKCPRCHEGETFETGSWSFVKPIDMLQRCPQCDLNYFPEPGYYYGAMFISYIWTGWFCLLFIALFHWLLGWSQMASFGLLIAFLASNFIYIFRISRLMWLNINVKYDPRAVEKFGKKA; from the coding sequence ATGCCGTTATTCAAAAAAGGCTCCAAAGCCTTCAGCATTTTTTATTTGAAATGTCCGCGCTGTCACGAAGGCGAGACGTTCGAGACGGGCAGTTGGTCGTTTGTCAAGCCGATAGACATGCTCCAACGCTGCCCCCAATGCGACCTGAACTACTTCCCCGAACCCGGGTACTATTACGGCGCGATGTTCATCTCGTATATTTGGACGGGGTGGTTTTGCTTGTTGTTCATCGCTTTGTTCCATTGGTTGTTAGGTTGGAGCCAAATGGCTTCTTTTGGCCTGCTCATTGCTTTTTTGGCGAGCAACTTCATTTACATTTTTCGTATTTCGCGCTTGATGTGGCTCAATATCAACGTAAAATACGACCCGAGGGCGGTCGAGAAGTTTGGGAAAAAAGCATGA